From one Bacilli bacterium genomic stretch:
- the cdaA gene encoding diadenylate cyclase CdaA codes for MIDFLKQLRISDAIDILIVSYIIYKAILLVRGTRAVQLLKGIFVVITTWLLSIWFKLNTLEWLMNQMFTFGVLAIFIIFQPELRRVLEQLGRGKLFARTSSAEEEQDFTYRIGEVIKAINFLAKRKIGALIVFERETGLNDYIESGIPLESQITSELLINIFIPNTPLHDGAVVIRKSQIMAAGCYLPLSENPFISKELGTRHRAAIGMSEVSDAMSVVVSEETGQVSLAINGQIVRDIKEESLISKLFEELRPKAKAKERSIFWKRWGGHHG; via the coding sequence ATGATCGATTTCTTGAAGCAGCTGCGTATTTCCGATGCAATTGATATCCTAATCGTCAGTTATATCATTTACAAGGCCATTCTCCTCGTACGCGGAACAAGAGCGGTGCAATTGCTGAAAGGCATCTTTGTCGTCATCACCACCTGGCTCTTGAGCATTTGGTTCAAGCTGAATACGCTGGAGTGGTTAATGAACCAAATGTTTACATTCGGCGTGTTGGCCATTTTTATCATTTTCCAGCCCGAATTACGGCGCGTGCTTGAGCAATTGGGCCGCGGCAAACTGTTTGCGCGGACGTCGTCCGCCGAAGAAGAGCAGGATTTTACGTACCGGATCGGCGAAGTGATCAAGGCCATAAACTTTTTGGCCAAGCGGAAAATCGGCGCGCTCATCGTTTTTGAACGCGAAACGGGATTGAACGATTATATCGAATCCGGCATTCCCCTCGAGTCGCAAATTACGTCCGAACTTTTAATCAATATCTTCATACCGAACACGCCGCTGCACGATGGCGCGGTTGTCATCCGCAAAAGCCAGATCATGGCCGCCGGCTGTTATTTGCCGCTGTCGGAAAACCCTTTTATCAGCAAAGAACTGGGCACTCGCCACCGCGCGGCGATCGGCATGAGTGAAGTGTCGGACGCCATGAGCGTCGTCGTTTCCGAAGAAACCGGACAAGTTTCGCTGGCCATTAACGGGCAAATCGTTCGCGATATTAAAGAAGAGTCGCTGATCTCCAAACTTTTTGAAGAGTTGCGCCCGAAAGCGAAGGCAAAGGAAAGAAGCATTTTCTGGAAGCGCTGGGGTGGCCACCATGGATAA